CAGCAGCCCGCGCGCGGCGGTCTCTTCCGCGCCGTCGAGGATCGGCACCGCGTCGAGCGCCACGCAAACGTCGACGCCGGACGCCTTCGTCATCTCCACAAGGTGACCGAGCAGCCCGAACCCGGTCACATCGGTGCATGAACGCCCGCCGCTGGCCCGCACCGCCTCGGCCGCGTCCCGGTTCGAATGGAGCATCGTCCGGATCGCGCCGTCCACCCAGCGCGCCTTCGCCTTGCCCCGCATGTCGGCGGCGAGGAGCGTCCCCGTGCCGATCGGCTTGGTGAGCATCAGCCGGTCGCCGGGACGCAGACCGCCCTTGCGGAGAATCCGGTCGGGATCGATGGAGCCGCTCACCGAGAGGCCGAGCTGGACCTCCGCGCCCTCGCTCGTGTGTCCGCCCACCAGCGCCGCGCCACCTTCGTTCAACACCTTGACCGCGCCCGACAGGAGGTCTTCGAGCAGGGTCTCCATCTTCGATTCGAGCCCGTGCGGAATCGTGACGATGGCCAGCGCCGAGCACGGCTCCGCGCCCATGGCATAGAGGTCGCTCAGGCAATGGTTCGCGGTGATCCGGCCGAAAAGCCACGGGTCGTCGATCATCGAACGAAAAGCGTCGACCGACTGCACCAGCAGCTTGCCGGGCGGCAGCGAGGCCACCGCCGCGTCGTCCGGGGCATCCAGCCCGACCACGACGTCGTCCCGCCGCACCGGCTCCAACCGGGCGACGACCCGGTCGAGCAGCGTGGCGCCCACCTTCGACCCGCAGCCGCCGCAGCGCATGGCCACGACCGACAGCTCGCGCACGACGTCCGGCGGGGCCAGACCCGGCGGCACGGCCGGCGCCGGACGGCTGCCCGCCGACTCCACATCCATCTCCGGCAGGTCGGCGAAGCGCCGCATGAAGCGCCGGTCGATCCAATCCTTCCAGCGCCACACCCAGGCGCCCTCGGCCGACCACCGGCCGCGGGAGGCGACGGCGTAGCGGTCGCCCGTGCTGATCAGGCTCAGGAACCGGCGCTGCGGGTGGAACGGCCGCAGCTTCTCGCCGAGCAGCGCGCGCCGCAGGTTCGCGGCGAGGGGCTTGCCTTGGCGGACGGCGAACACCCCCGCCTTCTCGCGCGGATGCTCCAGGACGGAGGCGACGTCCCCCGCCGCGAAGACGCCCGGATGCGACGTCGATTGCAGGGTCTCATCGACCGCGATGAAGCCCGCGCCGTCCACCGCGAGCCCGGACGCGGCCGGCCAGGACGGGGGCGCGGCGGCGGTGGCCCAGACGACTTCGTCCACCTCGAGAGACCCGCCGTCGGCGGTTTCCAGTCGGCCGGCCTCGACCCGGGTGACTCGCGTTCCCAGATGGAGCTGCACGCCTCGCTCGGCGAGCACGTGCGCGAAGCGTTGCTGCGCGCCCCGGTTGTGCGTCGGCAGCACGGTCGGCGCCGCGCCGAACAGATGGAACTCCGGAACCTGGAAGCCGCCGGCGGCGGCCTGCGCCCGCGTGGAGAACGCGTGCTGCATCGACAGCGTCAACTCCACGCCGGCCGCCCCCGCGCCCACGATCGCCGCGCGCAGCATCCGAGGGCTCTCGCGCACGCGATGGGCCAGGCGCTCCCAGCGCGCGACCAGACCTCCGATGGGCTTT
The window above is part of the Acidobacteriota bacterium genome. Proteins encoded here:
- the selD gene encoding selenide, water dikinase SelD; this encodes MTSGAPVLKDLVLVGGGHSHVIVLRRLGMRPIPGVQVTIIARDLHAPYSGMLPGLIAGLYAFDDVHIDLGPLARFAGARLFHGEAVGLDLDKRTVLCRKRPPVPYDVLSIDTGIAPRLDVDGAVEHAVPVKPIGGLVARWERLAHRVRESPRMLRAAIVGAGAAGVELTLSMQHAFSTRAQAAAGGFQVPEFHLFGAAPTVLPTHNRGAQQRFAHVLAERGVQLHLGTRVTRVEAGRLETADGGSLEVDEVVWATAAAPPSWPAASGLAVDGAGFIAVDETLQSTSHPGVFAAGDVASVLEHPREKAGVFAVRQGKPLAANLRRALLGEKLRPFHPQRRFLSLISTGDRYAVASRGRWSAEGAWVWRWKDWIDRRFMRRFADLPEMDVESAGSRPAPAVPPGLAPPDVVRELSVVAMRCGGCGSKVGATLLDRVVARLEPVRRDDVVVGLDAPDDAAVASLPPGKLLVQSVDAFRSMIDDPWLFGRITANHCLSDLYAMGAEPCSALAIVTIPHGLESKMETLLEDLLSGAVKVLNEGGAALVGGHTSEGAEVQLGLSVSGSIDPDRILRKGGLRPGDRLMLTKPIGTGTLLAADMRGKAKARWVDGAIRTMLHSNRDAAEAVRASGGRSCTDVTGFGLLGHLVEMTKASGVDVCVALDAVPILDGAEETAARGLLSSLQPQNVRLRRAVANVETAGADPRYPLLFDPQTAGGLLAGIPEARVEACIDRLHALGYTRAAVIGVVAERNDDAPPITIA